The proteins below come from a single Streptomyces sp. B3I8 genomic window:
- a CDS encoding glutathione peroxidase translates to MTTVENSGSPTSSSVLDVEIGALQGGSADLSQYAGRAVLVVNVASKCGLTPQYEGLERLQERYAERGFTVLGVPCNQFLGQEPGSAEEIAEFCSATYGVTFPMTEKVEVNGEGRHPLYARLTEVADAEGHTGDIRWNFEKFLVGKDGAVVARFAPQTEPESAEVVSAVEGALG, encoded by the coding sequence ATGACCACCGTAGAGAATTCCGGGTCCCCCACGTCCTCCTCCGTCCTCGATGTCGAGATCGGCGCCCTGCAAGGTGGCTCCGCCGATCTGTCGCAGTACGCCGGCCGGGCCGTCCTCGTCGTGAACGTCGCCTCCAAGTGCGGGCTGACGCCGCAGTACGAGGGCCTCGAGCGGCTGCAGGAGCGGTATGCCGAGCGGGGGTTCACCGTGCTGGGCGTGCCCTGCAACCAGTTCCTCGGGCAGGAGCCCGGCAGCGCGGAGGAGATCGCCGAGTTCTGCTCCGCGACGTACGGGGTGACCTTCCCGATGACCGAGAAGGTCGAGGTGAACGGGGAGGGACGGCACCCCCTGTACGCGCGCCTGACCGAGGTCGCGGACGCGGAGGGCCACACCGGCGACATCCGCTGGAACTTCGAGAAGTTCCTGGTGGGGAAGGACGGGGCGGTCGTCGCCCGGTTCGCCCCGCAGACCGAGCCGGAGTCGGCGGAGGTCGTGTCCGCGGTGGAGGGGGCCCTGGGGTAG